A stretch of the Lolium perenne isolate Kyuss_39 chromosome 3, Kyuss_2.0, whole genome shotgun sequence genome encodes the following:
- the LOC127325630 gene encoding uncharacterized protein At2g39795, mitochondrial-like: MDLLIYGSSAAAANSMPFSSAAAARPSSDDELLRVIRSEIKFAEDCDDQDRVEEIPENFPFKITDKKGLNEINLTRTYQGEKIEVLVSMPSLVTGDEVEHDQDEDDKEKDDDQEDGEKAPKSTIPLTVTVSKSDGPSLEFTCTAYPDEIMIDTLPVKQPAANDEEELIAYEGPDFK; encoded by the exons ATGGATCTATTGAT ATACGGATCCTCCGCGGCCGCCGCAAATTCAATGCCCTTCTCGTCGGCCGCCGCGGCGAGGCCCAGCTCCGACGACGAGCTGCTCCGCGTCATCAGGTCCGAGATCAAGTTCGCCGAGGACTGCGATGACCAGGACCGG GTTGAGGAGATCCCAGAGAACTTCCCTTTCAAAATCACCGACAAGAAGGGGCTCAATGAGATCAATCTCACAAGAACTTACCAGGGCGAGAAGATCGAGGTATTGGTCTCCATGCCCAGCCTAGTCACCGGAGATGAGGTGGAGCATGACCAGGATGAGGATGACAAAGAGAAAGACGATGATCAGGAAGATGGCGAGAAGGCTCCGAAGTCCACCATCCCCCTCACAGTCACCGTCTCCAAGAGCGATGGCCCGAGCCTCGAATTCACCTGCACCGCCTACCCTGACGAGATCATGATTGACACACTGCCCGTGAAGCAGCCTGCAGCGAACGATGAGGAGGAGCTGATCGCATATGAGGGCCCCGATTTCAAGTAA